In Leptolyngbya sp. NIES-2104, the genomic window CGTCAAAGGTCTCGAAGCACTTCAATCTGATGAACAGCTTGGAGAACTTTGGATAGAAGCTGCTGGTAGATTGGCTTTTGTGCAGGAAGAGACTGTGACAGAAGTTAGATATGTTGATGCTACAGAGTTTCTTTAATATTAGGGCGTGTTTTAGAGTCTTGTCACTCCGTTGCTTACCCGCCCCGGAATAGAATTCGGGGCTAGTAGAACGAAGTCCACTGAAGGGAACTAAAAGCCAAATCAAGCATCTTTAGTCCTGAAAGGACTTCGCACTGTTAGCCCCGAATTCTATTCCGGGGCGGGAGCGAACGAAGCGAGAAGCTTCAAAACGCAACCTAGAACTGAGTATCATCGCGATCAGATCCGGCATATCAGTTGTTCATACGCTTGAAGCTATTGCAGTAGTGCTTTGAGCACATCAGGCGTGATCGGAGTCATCACACAACCACTCAGCATTGGGGTCATTCGTCCGAGGCAATCGATCAACCCAGGGAGCGTCAATTTCAACTCGCCACAATTCAGCGTGTAGTGTTTGATTCACCTGCTCTTGAGCCTCGTTTGGTGGAAGTTTGAGCAAGCGCTGTCGAGCCGCGATTTTTTCGGCTTCTAGAATATCGATCGACGATTGAGAAATATCGCTCATGTAGTATAATTTTACTATTATTTGTGAATAACACTATTTTATTCTAAACGGTTCGATTGGGCATTCTACACTCAGTTTCCACTTGAGGAATTTATGTCAGAACAAGCAGATCCGAAAGCGACTGATCTTGTAATGGGTGCAGCAATGCCTCCTCCAATTAATGCTGTGGCGTTGGGCGGAGTTGAGGGATTGCGGCAACGATTCGCGCTCGCATCTCTTGATCAAAAGCGCGAACTCTTGCCTTTAGCTCTGAATTATCACGAAGTCGGAATTGATTTCTTGATCGACGCTGTAAGTGATGCTGAATTGATTGTGAGAGCAGAAGCGTGTGAGCTATTAGCGAAGGTAAACTCTGGGAAAGCGGAAAGCGCGATCGATAGAGGAATTCCGTTAGTGCCGGGTGATCGAGTATACGGCGTTTATCAATCTTCAGTTTCTTATGGAGACGATTGGTACTATATCAATTGTTTGGTCGATGAAGAGGAAGAGGAAGAAGATTTATGGGATGATAAGCCCGATTTTTATCGTGTTGGTCAAACCAAGGAAGGAAAAGAGTTCGTCTATGTTTCTGATGTTCCACAATATGATCAATCAATGTCAGAATACGCTTACTATCATCCAAGTCTTATTCATTATTGTATTGAGCAAATCGCAGCAGAAGAAGCTGCACGAGCAGTCTATTGCAATCATTTCTCAAATCTTTACTGCGAGATTCATGAAATTGGTGAGACTTGGGCTGCACCAGATATCAATTTAAGAACATGGGTGGAAACCAACAAAATCACAGTTGATGCTATCTTCTCCGAAGATCAAGGGGGTTGGGGCGATCACGAACGGCAATATCGCTGTAGTCTCCTGATGAGTTTACACAGGCAGAAACAATTTAATTTATTGCGGGAATTGTGGGATCAACTAGAGTACAGTCCATTGGGATTTGTGCACGAATGTGTCATCGATCGACCTTGTTATCTTCGCCTTTCAAATCATCATGTTAGGACTTAGTATTACCGCGATCGGTCTTCGCCCTCTCCCCGATTGCCTCACCATTTTCGATCAACTTCGCCAACCGCTTCAGCTTGATTTTCTCGAATTAGCGATCGGTTCTCCTTGCGATACGGATGCACTCTATCCAGATGTGCCGCTAATTCTGCATGATTCCTGCCTGTATCGTGATAGCTTCCGCTGTCGTCTCGTGCTCACTCAGCCCCGAAGCTGGAAGCCTTACGCAGAGTTCGTCGAAACGCATTCTGTCGCAGCTCTATCGGTTCATGCACCGTTGCGGAAAGATATCGATCGATGTCAAATCGAAGATGCACTTGAAGCACTAGAACAAACGGTTCAAGTTCCTGTGTTTGTCGAAGTGATGCCTTCACCAGAGTATTGGTGTTCTAGTGTCGATACCTTAGTAAAGCATCCATTATTGCTGGATGTATCTCATGTTCTGATTTGGCATCAGGGCGATCAGGTGGAAACGGAGCGAACTTGTTTAGAGATGATCGATCGAGTAAAAGCGATTCATCTTAGCCATAATAACGGTCGCGCCGATGCTCACGATCTGATTCCTTCAGAAATTTGGTTTGCGCCGTATCTGAGCGATTGGACGAAAAACTATTTTGTGACTTATGAGAGTTTGCCGGAAACACAGGCGGATTATGAACGGTTAGATAAAAGACGGCGTTAAAAAGGTCGATCGAAGAAAACCTCGATCGACCTTTGTTCACAGACGTTCCCAAGCTAGTTGATTTAGTGTAACCGACTATCGATTCGTCTGCACCTCTTTGATCTCAACATCGTCTGCACTCGGACGCGGTTGATCGGCGGTGAGCTTCTGTGGAGTCGAAAAACTCGATGAAGACTCTTGAGCCAAAGTCGTCCATTCCGTGTGGAATACGCCTTCTTTGTCAGTGCGGAGGTAGGTGTGTGCACCAAAATAATCGCGCTGCGCCTGTGTTAAGTTTTGTGGCAAACGCTCGCGGCGGTAGCTGTCGAAATAATCTAGCGACGCACTAAACGCAGGAACCGCGATCCCGTGACGAGCAGCCGCCATGATCACCTCACGCCATGCCGATTGTCGATCGAGAATCGATTGCTTGAATTCAGGAGCCAAGAGCAAGTTCGGCAGCGTCGGATTTTCGGTGAACGCATGTTGAATCTTGCCGAGGAAACCTGCACGAATAATACAGCCGCCTTTCCAAATTCGGGCACATTCTGCCAGATTCAGGTCGTATCCGTAGTTTTGCGATGCCACGTTCAGCAGTGCCATGCCTTGCGCGTACGAGCAGATTTTCGAGCAGTACAACGCATCGCGGACGGCATTGATAAACGTCTTTTTATCGCCGTCAAACGTCGGACTGGCATAGCTCAACTGTTGAGCAGCTTCAAGCCGCTCGGTCTTGTACGAGGACATAATGCGAGCGTTTACCGCAGCAATAATCGTCGGAATTGCGACCCCTTGTTCGAGCGCATCAGTGACAGTCCAGCGTCCCGTTCCTTTCTGTCCAGCAGCATCGAGAATAAAATCAACCAGGGGCTGTTTCGTATCTGGATCGAAAACCTTGAAGATGTCTGCGGTAATTTCGATTAGATAAGAGTTCAGTTCGGGAGTCGTGTTCCATTCGGTGAACACTTCATAAAGTTCGTTGTCATCGAGTCCGCCCACGTTCTTCAGCAAATCATAGGCTTCTGCGATCAACTGCATATCGCCGTACTCGATGCCGTTGTGCACCATTTTGACGTAGTGACCTGCGCCACCCGGACCAATGTAGGTCACACAAGCGCCATCATCCACCTGAGCGGCAATCTTGGTCAAAATCGGCTCTAGATATTCGTAAGCCGATTTCGTGCCTCCTGGCATCAAACTCGGTCCATTCAGCGCACCTTCTTCACCACCGCTCACACCCATTCCGATAAAGGTGAATTTTGCAGCTTCGAGATCACGCGCTCGACGGGCAGTATCGCTAAATAGAGAGTTACCGCCATCGATCAGGATGTCACCTTCATCGAGTAGCGGCTTTAGTTGCTCGATCATCGCGTCCACGGGTGCGCCCGCTTTCACCATAATCAAGATTTTCCGAGGGCGTTCGAGCGAAGCAACGAATTCTTCGATCGTATAGGTTGCCTTGACATTTTTGCCGCCAGCCCGATTTGCCATGAAGGTATCGGTCTTTTCGCGGCTTCGGTTAAAGACTGCGACGGGGAAGCCATTGCGCTCGACATTGAGCGCCAGGTTTTCACCCATCACAGCGAGACCAATTACACCAAAACTTTGTGCCATAAAATTTCTCTGCTAACTCTGTAACGGCAAGGAAGCGATCGCTTCTTCAAGGTAGCTCGATCGCTTTAAGGTAGCGTGGAAGATTCCATTAAGACTCTGACTAGAGAGAGGGATTAAGCGTTTTGTATTTTACGCAACTTTTTGAAGCAATCCCCGTAACAATGCGGCTTCCAGGCTGATGGTCTTGTATCCAACTTCATCGAACAGAATGACGATTTTGTCGCCTTCATAACGCATTACAGTCCCTTCTCCCCAAGACTTGTGAGCGACACGGCTGTTGAGTTGATAGGGTTTTCGCCCGTCGTCTTGCTGGTTTGCAGTTCCGGAGTTGCAGTTGTCACAATATCCACACAATTCTTCACGGGGATCACCGAAATAGTTCAATAAGTATTTGCGGCGACAGTCGAGAACTTCAGCATAATTTCGCATCATCTCTAAGCGCGATCGCTCAACTTTAATTTTGCGCTCTTGTGCGTGTAGAACTTCTTCGGCAGCTTGTTCAATCTCAGGAGCGTCCGGTTTTGCGAATACTTCTCCAGTCGGCAAAGCTTCAACGACTCCTAGCAGTTCTAAGTGGCTTAATGTTGTTTTAATTTTTGTTCCAGATAAATCAGTCAGCGACTTTAAAGCTTTTGGGTGAATTGGTTCTGATTGTTGGCGAACCAGTTCAGCGAGTTCAATGACTTTTTCTTTCTCCAGTTTGCCGCTACCTGAGAAGAACTTGCGTAGGTTTAAATCATCCGGTGTGTAGAACAAAATGATGTTTGCAGGATCACCATCTCGCCCGGCTCGTCCGATTTCCTGGTAGTAACTATCGATCGAGTCACTAATGTTGTAGTGCACCACAAATCGAACATTCGACTTATCAACACCCATTCCAAACGCGGTCGTTGCTACAATCACTTCTGCTTCATCAGACATGAAAGCGTTTTGAGCTTGTTCGCGTTCTTTAGTTTTCAGTCCTGCATGATAAGCGATCGCATTAATTCCCGCTTCATTGAGTGCTTCAGCCAAAGATTCCGTTGCTTTGCGAGTGGCAACATACACAATTCCTGGCTTAGTTAATTGCTGAATGCGTTTGATGAAAATCTCCCGCTTTTCCGCTTCATCATCGTAGTTCTCAACCGCGAGACGTAAGTTAGGACGATCGAAGCCTCGAACAATGATTCGCGGGTTGTTCATTCCTAATCGCTGCATGATTTCTTCTCGCACAGGCGGCGATGCGGTTGCAGTCAGAGCTAGAGTTGTCGGATGTCCTAACGCTTCGATCACGGTTCCTAGTCGCAGATAGTCCGGGCGGAAACTATGACCCCATTCACTGATGCAATGTGCTTCGTCAATGACAAACAGAGAAGGAGATGCAGCTTGTAAATGCTCGATCGTATCTGCATTGTTAAATTGTTCGGGTGCGAGGAAGAGGAATTCAATTTCACCATTACTCCAGCGATCGAAAACCTCTGCACGATTAGAAGCAGAAATCGTTGAATTCACGACTGCCGCATGACCCACTTCGGCAACAATCGATTCTACTTGATCTTTTTGGAGTGCTAAAAGTGGAGAAACGACGATCGTTGATCCGGGAATTCTTGCGGCTGTCAGTTGATAGATTGCTGATTTGCCTGATCCGGTCGGCATCACGGCTAAAGTGTCGCGATGTTCTAGAACTGATGCGATCGCGGCTTCTTGTCCGGGCCGAAGATCATCGTAACCTAGATAATCTTGAGCAAGTTGCTGAATTGAAACTGGTTTCTTTCTTGGCATATTTTGAAAAAAATGCAGGGCAAGTTAGACTCGCCCTACATTAGAGAGGTTGAACAGCTTAGAAACTTTGAAAACTTAACTACGATCGCTAAATCCACCTAGCAACGCGAGTCCACCGAGAACCGCAGCCGCTAATACACCAAACGAGAAAGCAGGCGTTTTATCAATGTGATCGAGCAAGCTCGGAATTTCAAATTGTTTGTAATCGCCATCAATGCGATCATATCCTGGCTCTTGAATCGGCTCGAAGAGATTGTTCGGATCGTCTTCACCCTTTTCAACTTCAGTCCGCTGTAGAGGGAAAGCGACTGCTAATAACGCTGCATCGACTAATCCCGGTGAAATGCGCTGAATGACATCTAGGATCTTACCTGCATCACTCACAACATAGTCACGTACTTCATGTTCAGCCGCGTACAGAATTGCATCTGTAACTAAGCTGGCATTGTAGAACGGAGGGGGAGCCATCGGTTTAACACCCAGCTTTGTTTTACCTTTGTTGTAAAACGGAGTGTTAATTACTCCCGGCATGATGTTCGCAACATTAATCGGATAGCCTTGATGCTTTAGTTCTAATCGCAGTGCATCGATCATACCCATTGTTCCATGCTTCGAGGCGGAATAAGGGCTTTGATACGGCAGCGATCGACGTGCTTCCACCGAAGTGATACTGATGAACGAGCCGCGTCCTTCTTCTTTCAGCAACGGTAATGCAACCATCGCACCATAAACTTGACCCATCAAGTTCACATCAATCACGCGCTTGAACTCTTCGGGAGTAATGCGATCGAAGGTCGCAAATATGGCAGTTGCAGCCGCGTGAACCCAAGTATCAAGTCTGCCAAATCGATCGACCGCTTTGTCTGCGATCGCTTTGACTTGCTCGTAATCTGCGACATCTGCCACAACCGCGATCGCTTCTCCGCCGCGTTGATAAATCTCTTCAACTAGAGAAGCTAACCCCGCCTGACTCCGCGCCGCAACGACTACTTTTGCACCCCGCTCAGCGAACTTCAGAGCCGCATCGCGTCCAATTCCACTTGATGCGCCGACAATAGCGACGACTTGTTGGTTAATCGGTTTTAAATCCATTGTTTTATGTAGGGAAATTAGTCTTCTTCGTTTCTACGGTCTTCGTAATCTTCAGAAGAGGAAGGCTCAAGCTCCCATCTGCGATCGTCACGTCCTTCTAGAATTTCATTGGTGTGCAGATAGTTGTGATCGCTCATTTCTAAGCCCACTGCACGCCCCAAATCATCCACAATATCCATATCTGGCGTTGATACGGTGCCGCCAACCGATTCATCACCGACTGCGTTGGCTTGCTCATAGTTCGCATCGATATCGCCACCTGTCAACACGGCAGAAGCTTCATGAAGTTCACTGTCTCGATCGTGCATTGTTCGACCGCCGATCGCATATCCCGGCATTTCCACGACACCCGTGCCGTATGATTCGGTGTACTCCTGCGGAACATCGCCGTAGTCTTGCTCATCTTCGAGATCTTCGTTTTCAAAGTCATCTTCAACATCGCCGCCCAAATTATGCAACGATGCCTCTAGATCTGCTTCGTCAGAGATATCTTGGTATCCTGGATTTTTGCTGTAAGTCATTGTGTTCTCCCGCTCTAAGGCATCGCACCTCTGTAAGTTAACGAATTGCAATCAAGCCAGTCTCTTCACATAGAAAGTTCCTTGATCCACCTAGAGAAAGAGATTTGCTTCTGTCATGCGAATGAGGAGAGATCGAGCTTTTCTTCTTACTGTGTAAAAAGCCTGTCAATCCGGATATCAAGTCTAGACACAAGGGAGACGCAGCAATGGTGATGGACTCGCAGCCCAAAAAGGTTGCTATTTTAATCGAACAAGGGGTCGAAGATGCGGAATTTCAGCTTCCCTACAATGCGCTGAAGAAAGCGGGAGCCGAAGTTATCGTACTTGGTTCGCGGGTGAATGAAGAATATAAAGGTAAGCAAGGCAAGCTCAACATCAAAGCCGATGCGACGACAACGGAATCGATCGCAACTGATTTCGATGCCGTAATCATTCCAGGTGGTCATGCGCCCGATAAGATGCGGACGAATATGAAAACCGTTCAATTCGTAGAGGATGCTTTAGAAAATGGTGTTTTAGTTGCATCAGTTTGTCATGGTCCGCAAGTTCTGATCGAAGGCGATATGTTAGATGGCGTTCGGGCGACCGGATTCCGTGCCATTCGTAAGGATATGCAGAATGCTGGAGCCGAATTCGTCGATGAGCCTTTAGTAATCGACGATAATCTGATTACCTCTCGTCGTCCAGGAGATTTGCCGATTTTTGTCACTGCGATTTTGCAACAGTTAAGTCTCAACATTCCAGATACAACTTTGCCGCCGATCAGTGATCTCGATGCAGGCTGGTGGAAGCTCGGTGAAGAATGGGGTGGCTCTAGCAAAAGCGAAATTGTGAATGCTTTGAACACTGCAATTCAAGGCGAGCGTTACAGCTTGGAAACCTTCCAGCATTACCATGACAATGCCACCGATGATGCAATGAAGGAACTATTCCAAGAAATTTTGCAGCATAAGAATCAGCATGTTCAACAGTTAGAGGCTCGCTTAGCAGTATTCAATGAGAAGCCTTCGCTGCCTGCTGCTGTTAGCAATCTTTATGCCAGTATCAAATCCTTCTTCCAAAACGATCAAACCGATGTCGAAATCTTACGACGTGCATTGGGCGATTTGCAAACAGGTGTAGTTGATACCTACAACCTGCGTAACATGCTGACCGATCCAGCAACCGTTGAGATCTTGGATCAGATGGAAGTGACTTTGGCAAGAGACGAGCAGCGAATTGCAAATCTCTACAAAGATCGATTGGGCGATCGCGTTCCCCAATCTCCCAAGCCCTCTAGCCGTCCTGCGGTAACGGGTGCATAGTTCTCTAGAAGTCGAAGGTTTCATCACTTTCGACTTCTCTGTTTCAATTTACTGTGAGTCACTATGGAAACTGAATCGGACAAAACAATTAACTCTTCTGAACAGCCACCCGTCACCGATACCGAAAAATGGGCATCGATCGTCGGTGGTAGCGCAATGGTGCTATTCGGACTACAAAAACGATCGCTCAGAGGTATCCTAACCGCGATCGCAGGTGGCGGTCTTGCTTACCACGGTGCAACCGCTGATAAAAGCATCACTGATAAAGTGAGTGATGCAGTCGGACTGAACAAAGCGCTCAAAGTTGAAAAGACGGTCACGATCAATCGACCTGTAGAAGAACTCTATAACTACTGGCACGACTTCGAGAATTTACCCACTTTCATGAAGCACGTCAAATCAGTGACGGTCAGCGAAGGTGGAAAGCGATCGCATTGGGTGGCAAATGCGCCGCTCGGTCAAGAAGTCGAATGGGATGCGGAAGTGATCAAAGATGAGCCGAATCGATTGATTGCTTGGGCATCGCTCGAAGGTGCGGATGTGGATAATTCGGGATTTGTGCGATTTACACCAGCACCGGGCGATCGAGGAACTGAGGTGAAGGTGGTGATGGAGTACGAGATTGCAGGCGGCAGACTGACGGCAGCTTTAGCGAAATTGTTTGGGGAAGAGCCAGAACAGCAGGTGGGTGATGAACTGCGCCGATTCAAGCAATTGATGGAAGCGGGTGAGATTGCCACCACTGAAGGTCAACCTCGGTGTCACGGGTAGGGTGTGTTTAGGAATTTTTCGCTTCGATTCAGTCTCGCCCCGGAATGAAATTCGGAGCTAACAGAACGAAGTCCACTGAAGGGGACTAAGAACCCAATTAATTGTCTTCAGTCCGTTAAAACGGACTTCGCACGATTAGCCCCGAATTCTATTCCGGGGCGGAAGCGAACGAAGCGACCGACTCTAAACCACGCTCCAGTTATTTCCAGAAAAAGAGACAGCAATTCGCTCTAATCTCTGTCCCTCTGTTCACTTATCCAACTAACTCACAATGAAAGCTGTTTGCTGGCATGGCGCGAATGATGTCCGCGTCGATAATGTTCCTGATCCAACCATCCTCAATCCGAGAGATGCCATTCTCAAAGTCACCGCTACAACGATTTGCGGTTCTGACTTGCACATCTACGATGGTTACATTCCCTCAATGCAGCCCGGAGACATTATCGGGCACGAATTCATGGGGGAAATCGTTGAAACTGGGCGCGAAGTTCGGAAATTGAAAAAGGGCGATCGCGTTGTCGTTTCCTCGATCATCGGCTGTGGTCAGTGTCACTATTGCGCTCACCAGCAGTGGTCACTTTGTGATAACTCTAATCCGGGTGGCGCGCTCCAAGAGCCGATATTCGGTTACAGCACAGGCGGAATTTTCGGCTACTCTCATCTATTCGGTGGGTATGCAGGCGCACAAGCGGAATATGTTCGCATTCCCTTCGCGGATCATGGCTGTGTGAAAATTCCTGACGGTATGACCGATGAGCAAGCATTACCGATTTCGGATGCGTTCCCGACGGGCTACATGGGCGCGGATATGTGTGATATCAAGCCTGGAGATGTCGTTGCAGTCTGGGGATGTGGTCCGGTTGGATTGTTCGCGATTCGGAGTGCCTATCTATTAGGGGCAGAAAAAGTGATTGGGATCGATCGCTTTCCCGAACGGTTAGCAATGGCGAAAGTGCAATGTGGTGCTGAAGTCATTAACTACGAAGAAATCGATGCAGGGGAAGCCCTCAAAGAGATGACAGGTGGACGTGGACCCGATGCCTGTATCGATGCAGTCGGACTTGAAGCACATGGAACTGGGCTGATGGGACTGTATGACGAAGTGAAACAAAGCGTTCGACTCGAAACCGATCGACCTCATATTCTGCGTCAAATGATCGTTGCTTGCCGCAAAGGTGGTGTGATTTCGGTGATGGGTGTGTACAGCGGCTTTATCGATAAGCTGCCGATGGGTGCTGCATTTAATAAAGGTCTCACGTTCAAAATGGGACAAATGCACGGACAGCGCTACATGCCGAAGCTGATCGATCACGTGCTCAAAGGTGACATTGATCCGGCGTTTGCGTTCTCACATCACATGCCGCTGACCGAAGCAAAGCAAGCTTACGAAATGTTCAAACACAAAACCGATAAATGTATCAAAGTTCTACTGAGACCTTAATGATGAAAGACCTACGTAAAATTTTCTCAACTCTAATCCTGAGCGTCGTTTTATTCCTGACACTATTGTTTACGTCTAGTGTTACGGCAAATGCTGCGATCGCACCCGATGAAGCTCAAAACATCATGCGAGATGCAAATAGCCTGCAAGAAGCTGGACAAAAACTTAGAGAAGCTGATTCTTCGGAAAAGCTGCGGAAAAATGAAGCCCTGAATACTGCAAAAGAAGTCCGCAAAAATCGACCCGCGATCGATGCGAAAGGCAATACGATCGAAGAAGCCAAAAAAGACTTGAAAGGCATCGCCGAAAACGTTAAAGAGAAGCTGAATTTAGACGAACCTCTTGCACCTTCGACCAAAGAATTTCTCGGTACGCGCCAAGAAACCGTCGAACCGAATGGAAAAATCCTAGTCAAAGAAAAGCCAGGGTACTATCAGCGCGATCGTCAAACCAAAGTTTTTGAAGAGGAGAAGTAAATGAAAGCTTTGTGTTGGCATGGTGCGCTCGATGTTCGTGTCGATAATGTTCCTGATCCGAAGATTCTCAATCCGCGAGATGCGATCGTCAAAATTACATCGACTGCGATCTGTGGCTCTGACCTGCATATCTATGATGGCTTCATTCCCACGATGCAATCTGGAGATATTCTCGGTCACGAGTTCATGGGCGAAGTCGTCGAAGTGGGTTCTGCGGTCAAGAATATCAACATTGGCGATCGCGTCGTCGTTCCTTTCACGATTTCTTGTGGTAACTGTTACTTCTGCCAAAAAGACCTTTGGTCACTGTGCGATAACTCGAATCCGAATGCTTCGCTGATTGAACCTTTGTATGGTCATTCTCCAGCCGGATTGTTTGGCTATTCCCATTTCTTTGGTGGATATGCAGGCGGACAAGCTGAATATGCTCGTGTGCCGTTTGCGGACACAGGATTGTTCAAGATTCCACCTGAGTTGACGGATGAACAAGTGCTATTCTTGACTGACATTTTCCCGACGGGATACATGGCAGCAGAACATTGTGATATCAAACCCGGTCATGTTGTTGCGGTTTGGGGTTGCGGTCCGGTGGGACAGTTCGCAATCAAGAGCGCGTTTATGCTGGGAGCTGATCGAGTCATTGCCATCGATCGAGTTCCCGAACGCTTGGAGATGGCGAAAACTCAGTGCGGTGCAGAGGTTCTAAACTACGAAGAACTCGATGTCGGTGATGCCCTCAAAGAAATGACCGGCGGACGCGGACCTGATTCGGTGATTGATGCGGTCGGTTTAGAATCTCACGGAACGAGCATCGATTACTGGGTCGATAAAGCCAAGCAAGCGGTTCGACTCGAAACTGATCGACCAATTGCCTTAAGACAAGCGATCGTGGCTTGTAGTAAAGGTGGAACGGTTTCGGTTCCAGGGGTGTATGGTGGCTTTCTCGATAAAATCCCGATGGGAGCCGCGTTTAACAAGGGGCTAACCTTCAAGATGGGACAAACTCATGTGCATCGCTATCTCGATCGATTGATCGGACACATTCAGCGGGGCGACATTGATCCGTCATTTGTGGTGACTCACACCATGCCATTAGAGCAAGCCCCTCAGGGATATGAGATCTTCAAACAGAAGAAAGATAACTGTATTAAGGTTGTGCTGAAGCCGTAGATAGTGGTTAGTTCAGGTTGCTTGAGCGCGATAACAAATACTGAATTGCGCTCAACATTTCTGACGGGGGGCAGGGCTTAGTCATATAAGCATCTGCCCCTTGTTTCATGCCCCAATAGCGATCGAAGTCTTCTCCTTTGATCGAACACATCATCACCGGAATATTTTGACTGCGCGGATCGCTTTTGATCCAGCGACAAAGTTCATACCCATTCATTCGAGGCATGACCACATCGGTAATGACTAG contains:
- the gndA gene encoding NADP-dependent phosphogluconate dehydrogenase, producing the protein MAQSFGVIGLAVMGENLALNVERNGFPVAVFNRSREKTDTFMANRAGGKNVKATYTIEEFVASLERPRKILIMVKAGAPVDAMIEQLKPLLDEGDILIDGGNSLFSDTARRARDLEAAKFTFIGMGVSGGEEGALNGPSLMPGGTKSAYEYLEPILTKIAAQVDDGACVTYIGPGGAGHYVKMVHNGIEYGDMQLIAEAYDLLKNVGGLDDNELYEVFTEWNTTPELNSYLIEITADIFKVFDPDTKQPLVDFILDAAGQKGTGRWTVTDALEQGVAIPTIIAAVNARIMSSYKTERLEAAQQLSYASPTFDGDKKTFINAVRDALYCSKICSYAQGMALLNVASQNYGYDLNLAECARIWKGGCIIRAGFLGKIQHAFTENPTLPNLLLAPEFKQSILDRQSAWREVIMAAARHGIAVPAFSASLDYFDSYRRERLPQNLTQAQRDYFGAHTYLRTDKEGVFHTEWTTLAQESSSSFSTPQKLTADQPRPSADDVEIKEVQTNR
- a CDS encoding ATP-dependent DNA helicase RecQ; the protein is MPRKKPVSIQQLAQDYLGYDDLRPGQEAAIASVLEHRDTLAVMPTGSGKSAIYQLTAARIPGSTIVVSPLLALQKDQVESIVAEVGHAAVVNSTISASNRAEVFDRWSNGEIEFLFLAPEQFNNADTIEHLQAASPSLFVIDEAHCISEWGHSFRPDYLRLGTVIEALGHPTTLALTATASPPVREEIMQRLGMNNPRIIVRGFDRPNLRLAVENYDDEAEKREIFIKRIQQLTKPGIVYVATRKATESLAEALNEAGINAIAYHAGLKTKEREQAQNAFMSDEAEVIVATTAFGMGVDKSNVRFVVHYNISDSIDSYYQEIGRAGRDGDPANIILFYTPDDLNLRKFFSGSGKLEKEKVIELAELVRQQSEPIHPKALKSLTDLSGTKIKTTLSHLELLGVVEALPTGEVFAKPDAPEIEQAAEEVLHAQERKIKVERSRLEMMRNYAEVLDCRRKYLLNYFGDPREELCGYCDNCNSGTANQQDDGRKPYQLNSRVAHKSWGEGTVMRYEGDKIVILFDEVGYKTISLEAALLRGLLQKVA
- a CDS encoding SDR family oxidoreductase encodes the protein MDLKPINQQVVAIVGASSGIGRDAALKFAERGAKVVVAARSQAGLASLVEEIYQRGGEAIAVVADVADYEQVKAIADKAVDRFGRLDTWVHAAATAIFATFDRITPEEFKRVIDVNLMGQVYGAMVALPLLKEEGRGSFISITSVEARRSLPYQSPYSASKHGTMGMIDALRLELKHQGYPINVANIMPGVINTPFYNKGKTKLGVKPMAPPPFYNASLVTDAILYAAEHEVRDYVVSDAGKILDVIQRISPGLVDAALLAVAFPLQRTEVEKGEDDPNNLFEPIQEPGYDRIDGDYKQFEIPSLLDHIDKTPAFSFGVLAAAVLGGLALLGGFSDRS
- a CDS encoding DUF6335 family protein; this encodes MTYSKNPGYQDISDEADLEASLHNLGGDVEDDFENEDLEDEQDYGDVPQEYTESYGTGVVEMPGYAIGGRTMHDRDSELHEASAVLTGGDIDANYEQANAVGDESVGGTVSTPDMDIVDDLGRAVGLEMSDHNYLHTNEILEGRDDRRWELEPSSSEDYEDRRNEED
- a CDS encoding DJ-1/PfpI/YhbO family deglycase/protease, which gives rise to MVMDSQPKKVAILIEQGVEDAEFQLPYNALKKAGAEVIVLGSRVNEEYKGKQGKLNIKADATTTESIATDFDAVIIPGGHAPDKMRTNMKTVQFVEDALENGVLVASVCHGPQVLIEGDMLDGVRATGFRAIRKDMQNAGAEFVDEPLVIDDNLITSRRPGDLPIFVTAILQQLSLNIPDTTLPPISDLDAGWWKLGEEWGGSSKSEIVNALNTAIQGERYSLETFQHYHDNATDDAMKELFQEILQHKNQHVQQLEARLAVFNEKPSLPAAVSNLYASIKSFFQNDQTDVEILRRALGDLQTGVVDTYNLRNMLTDPATVEILDQMEVTLARDEQRIANLYKDRLGDRVPQSPKPSSRPAVTGA
- a CDS encoding SRPBCC family protein yields the protein METESDKTINSSEQPPVTDTEKWASIVGGSAMVLFGLQKRSLRGILTAIAGGGLAYHGATADKSITDKVSDAVGLNKALKVEKTVTINRPVEELYNYWHDFENLPTFMKHVKSVTVSEGGKRSHWVANAPLGQEVEWDAEVIKDEPNRLIAWASLEGADVDNSGFVRFTPAPGDRGTEVKVVMEYEIAGGRLTAALAKLFGEEPEQQVGDELRRFKQLMEAGEIATTEGQPRCHG
- a CDS encoding zinc-dependent alcohol dehydrogenase, with amino-acid sequence MKAVCWHGANDVRVDNVPDPTILNPRDAILKVTATTICGSDLHIYDGYIPSMQPGDIIGHEFMGEIVETGREVRKLKKGDRVVVSSIIGCGQCHYCAHQQWSLCDNSNPGGALQEPIFGYSTGGIFGYSHLFGGYAGAQAEYVRIPFADHGCVKIPDGMTDEQALPISDAFPTGYMGADMCDIKPGDVVAVWGCGPVGLFAIRSAYLLGAEKVIGIDRFPERLAMAKVQCGAEVINYEEIDAGEALKEMTGGRGPDACIDAVGLEAHGTGLMGLYDEVKQSVRLETDRPHILRQMIVACRKGGVISVMGVYSGFIDKLPMGAAFNKGLTFKMGQMHGQRYMPKLIDHVLKGDIDPAFAFSHHMPLTEAKQAYEMFKHKTDKCIKVLLRP